The genomic stretch AACTGCCCGAACGTGGCGTCCACTTGCCTCGGCTCACCCATGAACGTCACCATGATGTCGACCAGGTGACCGGCCATTTCGAAATAAAGGGAACCCTTGTACCGGTCGAGCTCCTCTACCAGTCGGGCGTGGTACCCCATGGGTTTCGGGATGTGCCCCCTGAAGTAGAAGGGTTCGCCGAGCGCGCCGGCCCTGCAGAGCCGGATCATTTCGGCGATCGCCGGGTTGTACCGCCACATGTAGGCCATCTGCAGGTGCAGTTTCTTGCGCCGCGCCGTGTCGTGCAGCCGCTCGAGCCGAGCCATGTCGACACCCGCCGGCTTCTCGAGCAGCACGTGCTTGTCCGCCGCGAGTGCCCGTTCGGCGTAGTTCAGGTTCTCCGAGACCCGCCCCTCGCAGATGATCGCTTCCGCATCGCTGTCCAACGCCTGCTCGATCGATTCGAAGGCGGAGATGTCGGGAAGGTCAGATGACCAGTCTCCCAGCTTCGTGTTCCGGATCGCGGGATCCGGCTCGTAGGCGCCGACGAGTTGGAATTCGTCCGGCCGGCTCGCGGCGTCGCGGATGTGCATGACGGTGTGACTGTGCCACAGGCCCAGGTACGCGAATTTCAGAGGCATGGGGGTTCCTTTCGGTGGTCGGAAGGAATGGGTGCGGCGCTGTACGGAAAACCGGAAACCGACACCGCTGCCCTTCGCAAAAGGGGATGCATGCAAAAGACAGATTCTGGAACAAAAAGTTAGCCGTGCCCCTTGTGCCTGTCAAGCCACCATAAAACCGTTGACAGGCGGGTTTGCCGGTTCAACTTACCCGTCCATGCCCACTGACCTCTTCGTCTTCGTCCTGCTGTCCGCCGTCCTGCACGCCACGTGGAATTTCGTCGCCCGGCGCAGCTCTGGGAATCTCACCATATTCTGGTGGTCCCTCTGGATCAGCTGCCTGTTCCTTCTGCCCTTCGTGGCGATCGTGGCATCCGGAATGGGTCCCGCGGGATTCACGGCCATGCTGGAAGCCGGATGGTTCTACGTGCTCGCCACGGGCATCATTCATACCTTCTACTTCCTGTTCCTGGCCCGGGCGTACGAACACGGAGAGATCTCCCTGGTCTACCCCATCGCCCGGGGATCGGGCATCGGACTCACGGGATTCCTCGGATGGCTGTTGCTGGGTGAAGAACTGACGCCGATGGGGGTGGCCGGCATCGGCCTGATCTGCTTCGGTATTCTGTTGATGGGCGTATCGGTCTTCCGACACACGAGGGCCGTCAACCGCGGGTTCGTATCCGCCCTGGTTGTGGGCGCCACGATCGTGAGCTACTCCCTCGTCGACAAGGTGGGCGTGAGTATCGTCCATCCCGTCGTATACATCTTCGGCATGTTTTTTTTGAGCGCCGTATTTGCCACGCCCTTCGTCGCGGTCCGCCACCTGGGGATCCGGTGGCGCGGATTCGCGGAGACCTGGAAGCCCGCGGCGCTGATCGGCATCGGATCCACGGCCGCCTACCTGATGATCCTCTTCGCCATGACCGTGGGGCAGGTGGGCTATATCGTCGCGTTGCGGGAATTCGCCGTGGTGCTCGGCGCGGTGCTGGGGTTCGTCTTTCTCAAGGAGCGCGTCACCGCGCTGAAGGTGGGTTCGGTGCTCATGATCGTCGCCGGACTCGTCTTCATCAAATTCGGTTGAAGCAGGATGCGAATTACCTCGTAACGCACCTTGCTTTTGTGGGTTGGTATGACTACATTGCCTGACGATTCCTATCGTGATCCGACCCGTTCACACGCTTCGCTGCTGTCGCTTGATAATCGTCGCCTCCGCAGGATGATCAATAAAGGAGATCCGCGAAAGTGTCCCGTCTGAACCGACGTTCCTTCATTCGAAACACCGCCATATCCGTTGGCGCGCTGACCGTCGGCGGCACGGCGCTGCAGGGCCTGATTGCCCGGCGCGCCCGGGCCATGTCCGACGGGTACGCCCACCTTGTCGCGCCTCGCGGAGAAGGGGGATACGGACCCCTTTCTCCCGTGCCCTCGCAAAATACGGGGGAGACCATGCTTGAACTGCCGCAGGGATTCTCCTATACGGTCTTCGGGAAGAAGGGCGGCCTCATGTCGGACGGCCATCCCACGCCGGCCGCCCACGACGGCATGGCCGCCTTCGCCGCGGGCGGGATGGTCCGGCTCCTGCGGAACCACGAGATCAACACGGGCAAACCGGTGGAAGCTATCGGCAACCGGGACGCGGCCTACGATCCCACGGCCCCCGGCGGCGTCACCACGCTGATCGTCGATCCCACAACGCGCGAACTGGTCCGCGATTTCGTCAGCGTGGGCGGGACGCTTCACAACTGCGCCGGCGGTCCCACGCCGTGGGGGTCCTGGATCACCTGTGAAGAGACCACCATGGGTACGGACCGGATCTTCAGTGCGCGTTGGCTCCAGTACCTGGGCGGGTACGACAAGGATCACGGGTACTGCTTCGAAGTGCCGGCCGATGCCGAGGAGAGCGTAGCGGGCGAACCCCTGACCGGGATGGGAAGGTTTGTCCACGAGGCCATCGCCGTCGATCCGGCAACCGGCATCGTGTACGAGACCGAAGACAACAATCCGAGCGGGTTCTTCCAGTATATCCCCGATCACCCCGGCGAGCTTGCCCGGGGAGGGCGCCTGCGCATGCTCGCGGTCAAGGATCAACCCGGATATGATACGCGCGATGGCCAGACCATGGGCACCTCCTTGCCCGTGACCTGGGTGGAGATCGAAGACCCCGATCCCGCCGGGGCCGGTCTGGACGAGCACATGGTATACCAGGAGGGAGCCGACAAGGGCGGTGCCGCCTTCGACCGCCTGGAGGGTTGCTGGCACGGCAACGGCCGCATATTCTTCACGGCGACTACCGGGGGCGACGAAGGACTCGGACAGGTGTGGGAATACAGCCCCGAAAGCGACGATGAAGGCGTGCTGACGCTCCTGTTCGAATCGCCCGACGCTTCGCTCATGGCCGCGCCGGACAACGTCTGCGTGAGTCCCCGCGGCGGCCTGATCGTGTGCGAGGACTACCGGAACGGGATACAGCACATCCGGGGCCTGACGAAGGACGGCCGCGTGTTCGACGTGGCTCGTGACGTGGCCGGCATCGCCTACCGGGGCGAATTCGCCGGAGCGACCTTCAGCCCGGACGGCGAGACGCTCTTCGTCAACATGCAGCGGCCCGGACTGACCTACGCCATCTGGGGCCCCTGGCAGAAAGGCGCGGTCTAGGGACCCGCAAGCGACTCCGACAGCCCGATCTTGATCCATATCCGTGGAGCAGCGGTTGTTTTCAAATGAAATCAGGGCGTTCCGGGAACGCCTCGCCGCCGGGCAACTCTGTCTTGGTCCCGCCGTGACCTTCACCGATCCGGCCGTGACCGAGGCCCTGTGCGATTCGGCCGACTTCATCTGGATCGACACCGAGCACATGGCGATGAACCCCGAGTCGGTCACGAGACACCTCATGGCCGCACGGGCGGGAGGCACTGCCGCGTTGGTCCGCGTGCCGTCGAGCGCCATCGGGCACGTCAAGCCCATCCTGGACGCCGGTGCGCCCGGGATTGTCGTGCCGCAGGTCCGCTCCGCCGCCGAAGTGCGGAGCGTGGTTGACGCCTGTCGATACCCGCCTGCGGGAGACCGGGGCTTCGGGCCGCACCGTCCGTCCAATTACGGAAGGGCCTTTTCGGATATAGATTCGTTCGTGGACGACATGAACCGGGACCTCTTCGTCTCGGTCCAGATCGAGCACGTCGAGGCCTACCGTGAACTGGAGGACATCGCGGCCATACCCGGCCTGGACAGTCTGGTCATCGGGCCCGTGGACCTCAGCGGGTCCATCAATACACTGGGGCGCCTCGAAAACGACGAGGTCGTGGCCGCCATGGAACGCATCATCGACGTAGGGCACGAAGCGGGCCTCTCCATCGGCATGGGCATGGGATCGCAGTACGCCTTCGGCCGACGCTGGAGCAGCCGGGGCGTCGACTGGATTCAGGTCGACTGCGACTACAGCTACCTGATCAGCGGTTTCGAACGGACCGCCGCCGGGATTCGCGGCGACGGCTAGACCTCCTTCAGAATGGTAAAAACCAGCACCGAAGCGAACCAGGCAAACTCCGTGAACGACCTCTACGTACTGAGGACGCCGCCCGAACCGCTCGCGGACTTCTGTATCTCGGCGATGGCCGCGGCGGGACTCTCGAAGGCGGACGCCCGACTGACGGCGGATGTCGTGGTCCGCACCGACATGCGCGGGATCTTCACCCACGGCACGGTCGCACTCAGGCGTTACGTGCAGTTGATGCGCGACGGCGGCATCGACGTGGGCGCGGTGCCGGAAACCACGGACGACGGACCCGCATGGGCGCGGATCGACGCACACCGGGCCGTGGGCATGGTAGCCTCGCACCACGGTATGACTGTGGCCATGGACAAGGCCGCAAGCTGTGGGATCGGCATGGCCACGGTACGCCGGAGCAACCACTTCGGAGCGGCATCGGCCTACACGGTCATGGCGGTGGAAAATGCGGACCGGCCCATGATCGGCGTCGCCATGAGCAATACCGACGTGGTCATGAACATTCCGGGAGGACGCGGCGCGGCCATCGGAAACAATCCACTCTCCTACGCCGTTCCGGCCCGGTCCCAGCCGCCCATCGTGCTGGACATCGCCATGAGCACGGTGGCGGGGGGCAAGGTGGCCTCGTACCAGGCCCGGGGCGAACCGCTTCCGGAGGGATGGCTCACCGACGCGGAGGGCCTGCCCACGACGGATCCCGGCGTGTTCACCGTCACCGGCGCCCTGACGCCTTTCAGTGCGCACAAGGGCTACGGCCTGGCATTGCTGGTGGAATCCCTGTCCGGGGTGCTGGCCGGCGCGGGGGTCACGACGGACATCCTGTCCTGGTCCAAAGTCTCGGACGATACCTGCGACGAGGGACACACCTTCATGGCCATCGACGTGGGCGCCATGATGCCGCTGGACGAATACTACGACCGCATTGACGAACTCATCCGCCGCATGCGGGAAGCGCCGAAGGCCGCAGGGGTGGAACGTACCTACGTACCCGGGGAAATGGAACTCGACAGCGAAGCAGTTTCCCGGCGCGAGGGCGTTCCGCTCACGCGAATGGCGGCGGAGAACCTCAAGGGTCTGGCCGAAGATACGGACCTGATGGACCGGCTGCCCTTCGACTGGACGTGAAGTAGCGGACGCGGCTGGCCGCAGCGGTCACGGCCCGCCAGTCACCAGACTGCCGGTCTCGGTGACACACCAGCCTTTAAGTACACGGGAGCAGGAAATGCCCAACGTAAACCGAGCCGTCGAACTGCTCAGGCGGGGCCAGCCCATTTACTATGGCGGCGCCGGCGAACTGAGCTACGAAAAGGGCGTCGAAGCCTCCGGGAGATGGGAGGACTACCTCGTCGTCGAAATGGAGCACGGCCTCTTCGACCTGCCGAGTCTCAAGGCCTTCATGGCCGGCCTGGTGGACGGCGGTCCCGCGCCTACCGGACACCTGACGCCCTGCATCATCGTCACGCTGCCCACGAACGGGACCAGCGAGGCCGTCATGCGGGCGAACGCCTGGATGGTCAAGCAGCTTCTGGCACTGGGCGTCCACGGGCTCCTGCTGTGTCACGCGGAGACACCGGGCGCCGTGCGCGCCTTCGTGGAAGCGGCCCGCTACCCCTTCCAGACCCGGGGCGTGGGCGCAGGCCTCGAAGTGGGCCAGCGCGGCTCGGGCGGCCAGGGCTTCGCCGCGCGCACCTGGGGACTCCCCGTGCAGGAATACGTACAGCGGGCTGACGTCTGGCCTGTGAACCCGGATGGAGAGCTGATGCTTGGCCTCAAGATCGAGAACCGGCGTGCCCTGGCCAACGTGGACGAGAGCCTAGCCGTGCCCGGCATCGCCTTCGCGGAGTGGGGCCCGGGCGACATGGGCATGTCCTTCGGGTATCCGGACGGTCACGATCCGCCCTACCCGCCGGAGATGATCGCCGCGCGGACCGCGGTGCTGAAGGCCTGCAAGGCCAACGGTGTCGCCTTCCTGGACGGGGCTACACCCGAAAACGTGACCGACCGAATCGACGAGGGCGTGATGGTCTCGGGCTGCGGTCTGGAGGCCGCCGAAATCGGTAAAAAACACACGGGACGCGATTCGTAGGACCTTTCGGACTGCGGCAGCGCATGACGACCTACACCGTATACTTCGCCGGCGACCTCTTCGACCACAAACACCTCGCCGGAAACGAGCTCCTCGCCGGGGCCATCGATCGCCGGTCCGGGGGGCGTTACGCCTGCGTGGTGCCCCAGGACCTCGAACAGGCCACGGGCCGAATGGTCGACATACGAAATCAGGACCTCATGCAGGTCATGGCCTGCGACCTGGGCCTGTTCAACTTCGACGGGACGGACCTGGACTCGGGCACGGTGGTGGAGTTCATGATGGCCAAGATGCTCGACATCCCGTCCGTCCTCCTGAGATCGGATTTCCGGGCGTCGGGCGACCAGGAACGGGAAGGCGACGACTGGAACCTGATGTGCTCCTTCTACCCCCGGTCTAAGAAAGTCCAGTTCAACGCCATGGCGTGGTACCAGGAGGCGCGCCGGGGCGGCAGCCCAGACGGCGGCCCGGGGGACGATGCACCGGCGACGCGCAGGGACGACGGCCAGGGGCACGGCAGTCCGGGGGAAGGCACACCGGCGGCCGGCTGGTCCGACCGGCTCTACGACCGGATGGCGGACGCCGTCATCGAAGCGCTGGACGCGGTACGGGCCGAACCCTCCGCCTTCGGCGGCGACGAAGCGCGGATCAACGCCGTCTATGCATGGGCGGCGCGGTTTCCGGGCAGCGGGTTCGACACCCTGTGCGAAGCCGGATTCGTGGAGAAAACCATAGAGGAAAAACTCCGCAAAAGGCTGTTGTAACCACTGCGGACATGCGCGGCAGTCAGGGACTGCTGAAGCCCGGGTATCGATATCAAGCCGCAACCAGGCCGAACCGGAATCCAATAAGAAAAGGGAGCGCGAAATGATCGACTATGGCATGTTCCTCATGCCGGTGCACGACCCGGCCAAGCCGCCGGGACAGTGTTACGACGAAGACATGGAACTGCTGGTGCGATCGGAGGAGCTTGGTTTCAGCGAATTCTGGGTCGGCGAGCACCACTCATCGAGCTACGAGAACATCGTCATGCCCGAGATTTTCATCGGCAAGGCCCTGGGGCTTACCAGCCGCATGCGGCTCGGTGCCGCGCCCGTGTGCCTGCCCTACCACCATCCCGCCCACGTGGCCGGCCGCCTGGCCTTCCTCGATCATCTCTCCCACGGCAGGCTGAACATCTGCTTCGGTCCCGGCGCGATTCCGACCGACCTGGAGATGTTCGGGATCCGGCCCGAGGACTCCGGCGCCATGGTGGGCGAGGCGATCCAGATGATCATGACGCTATGGACCACCGATCCCCCGTACGATATAAACGGGCGGTTCTGGCAGGTGCACGTGGGCCGGGAAGTCCGGGAGGACCTGGGGGTGGGCGTTTACCTCAAACCCCTGCAGAAACCCCACCCGCCCCTGTCCGTGCCCGTGATCATGCGGGATTCGGCCGGGACCCGCATCGCGGGCCAGAAAGGCTATTCTCCCTTCAGCCACCACATGGTCGCCTCGAACGTGCTGGCGAACCACTGGGAGACCTACGCAAGCGGCGCGCAAACCGCCGGACAGGAACCGGACCGGCGCAAGTGGAAGATCTCCCGCAACATCTTCGTGGCGGAGACGACGAAGGAAGCCCGCGAAAGGGCGCGGAACAATTCCCTGGGCAAGTGCCTGGAATACATCATGAAGCTCACGGACCTGGGACCGGGGCGGGCATTCTGGAAGCGGGACCTGGACATGCCGGACTCCGAATGCACCCTGGACTACATGATGGACGAGCAGGTCATCGCCGGCGATCCCGATGAGTGCGTGCGGCAGCTGCACCGCATGATGGAGGAGACGGGCGAATTCGGCACGTTCATCATGACCGCCCACGACTGGGACGACCGGGAGGCCTGGATCAACAGCCTGGAACTGTTCGCGAAAGAAGTCATGCCGAGGTTCAACCGGTCGCTGGGTTACGCCTGAGTTTACCTGGCGGTTTTTGGCAGGCATGTGCGCGGGCTGAGTGTTTACCACGGGTTGTGTATTTTGCGGGTGAAGGGTATACCGCGAGCGAAGCATTGACCGGCGGCTAGTGTATACAATGTAGATACAACGGGGATCAATACCACACTTCGGAGTCCAATATGAACTACGGCATGTTCATCATGCCCTTCCACGATCCGGTGAAGCCGGCGGCGCAATGCCACGACGAGGACCTTGAACTCATCGTGCGCTGCGAGGAACTGGGATTCACCGAGTTCTGGATCGGCGAGCACCATACCATGAAGTACGAGCACATCGTCCTGCCCGAGGCCTTCATCGGAAAGGCCCTGGCCATGACCCACTCCATCCGGCTCGGCACCGCGCCCACTTGCCTGCCCTATCACCATCCAGCCCACGTGGCCAGCCGGCTGGCCTTCATGGACCAGCTTTCCCACGGTCGGCTCAACCTGTGCTTCGGCCCGGGCAGCGTGACCTCCGACCTGGAACTTTACAAGATCGATCCGAAACTCAACAGCGCCATGGCCGTCGAATCGGCCGAGATGATCCTGCAGATCTGGAGCCAGGATCCGCCCTATCATCTGAAGGGCCGCTTCTGGGAGATCGACCTCGAAGAAAACGTGGATCACGACACGCTGATCGGGTATATCCACAAGCCGCTGCAGCAACCCCATCCCCCCATCTGCGCCCCTGGGATGAGCATGAACTCTTCCACCATGAAGCTGGCGGGAGAAAAGGGCTGGTTTCCCATCAGCGCCAACATTTCCACGAGTAATGTCGTCGCCGACAACTGGCGGGTGTACGAACAGGCGGCCCTGGGCGCCGGACGGACGCCCGACCGGAAGGACTGGCGCATCTGCCGCAGCATCTTCCTGGCCGACAGCAAGGAAGATGCGGCGGCGAAAGTACGCAACAATTCCCTGGGACGGGGCTTCGAATACCTCGGCGGCCTCTTCGACCAGGGTCTGGGGCGGAAGATGCTGAAGCGGGACCCGGACATGCCCGACGCGGAGTGCAACCTGGACTACCTGATGACGGAACAGATCATCCACGGCGACGTGGACGAGGTGGTCCGGCGGCTGGACCTGATGCGGGAGGAGACCGGCGATTTCGGCACGCTGATCCTCATGGGGTACGACTGGGACGACAAGGAATCCTGGCTTCGCAGCATGGACCTCTTCGTCCACGAAGTCATGCCGCGCATGTAAACTGAGCGCTTCGCCACACCGTCTAAGGAGCACAGATGAAGGGTCCACGCCTGCCCTACCGCTACGATCACTACACCTGGGTCGAACTGAAGGAGAAGGTCGAGGACCAGCCTGCCGTCATCCTGCCCGTCGGGTCCACGGAGGACCACGGCTACCACATGCCCCTGGACGTGGACACCTTCCTGGTGAGCAGCGTGTGCGAAGGCGCCGCGAAGCTCATCCCGGACGAAGTGCTGATCCTGCCGGCCCTGCCCTATGGGTTCGAGGACCACCACATGGACTTCCCGGGGACGATCACGGTGCGGGACGACCACCTGCAGGACTTTGTTGTGGACATCACCCGGAGCGTGGCCCACCACGGTTTCCGCAAGATACTCATCGTCAACGGCCACGGTTCCAACGCCACTATCCTGGAGACGGCCTCGCGACGGACGGTCATCGAGACGGACGCCCACTGCGGGACGCTCAACTGGTGGAGCGTAGCCCAGTCGAAACTCTGGGAAATCGGCGACTCCGAGCTCCAGTCCCACGCCGACGAGATCGAGACCTCGGTCTACCGCTACCTCAACGACGACGCGATCCAGATGGACAAGGCGGTGCGCGAGGTGAAGATCCCCGTGTCGAAGTACTACTGGCGCGGCTGGATCCGCGGCAAGGGCGCTTCGCCCCTGCGCATGATGGACCAGTGGTCCCGGATCTCCGATTCCGGCGTCATCGGCGACGCCACCGTCGCCACCGTGGAGAAGGGCGAGGAACTCTACCGCGCGGCCTCGGAGGAACTGGCCGGCTTGATCCGTGAATTTCGCGCACTGCCCATCGAGCCCCGGGTGGACCGGCACTGACGACTTTCCGTTGGTTCGGCCGGCCGGGCTGTCCGCGCCGGCCCGGCTGTCCGGGCCGACCGGGCTGTCCGGGCTGTCCCGGCCGACCGACGCTCGGCGACCCGCTGCGGCAATGTGCATGGGCGCCCGCCGAACCAACCCCCTGGAGTACCTTCACATGAAGCGCGCCGCACGCACAGCTGCACGCAAGGCCGCACGATTCGGGTCCGCCATCCTCCGGGCGCTGACGCGGCTGGCCCCGGATACCTGGACGAAGCGCTGCATCTATGCGGGACTGGTCATGGCGGCCGGGGTCTTCCTGGTCCTGGGCACCTGGCAGGGTGTGGTCACCTGGCTCGGTTGGCCCGCGATCGCCCTGCTGGCCGCCGGCATTTTCTACTACACGTGGAAGGTCTTTTCGTGGCTGCGGGACCATCTGCTGTGGAAAGTCCGAAATCGCATTATCGTCGTTTTCCTCTTCGCCGGCATCGCTCCCCTGTGTATCGCTACTTCGATCAGCATACTCGTCGGATGGCTCTGGATCGGCACCCTGGGCACCAACCTGGTCACCCGCCATATCGAAGAAACCGTCGACCGGCTCGATCACATACCGGTCGATATGCAGCTGGCCCTGCTGAGGACGGCTTCGGAAGACAGACCGCCTTACGCCGGGATCGTGGACGAGATCTTGCGGGATAATCCGGACCTTACCGGCCTGTCGATCAGCGTATTCGAGGATGGCCGTCCGGTACTTGCATCGCTCCCATTCGATACACCCGAACCCCACCCGGACTGGCTGCTCCGGGAAGACCACTTCGCCGACGTAGTCTACGACAGCCTGTCCGACGGCCTCTCCGCGCTGTCCTTTCGCGCCGGCACCACGATCGAGTTCCGCGGACGGAACCTGTACGTCCTCTCCTACAAGCCGCTGGGGGAGGAATACCGGACGAAGATCTGGGAAGATCTCGGCACGCAGGTCGCGTTTCGGTCGGGACCGGGCGATTTCGAAGACGTCACCGTCTATGAGTCTGCACCTTCGGAAGTGGAAAGGTCCCGGTTGCCGCTCTGGGGGGAGCTTCATGTACCCTGGGCCGCCTCGTTCGCCGTCCGGTCCTGGAATTCAGGGGCGCAGACCATGGCGATACTGGGCCTGGATCTCGATCCGGCACACATTTTCGAAGCGACCGTCACCGGCGACATGCTGCTGTCCGGTTTTCCTCCACTGTTTGTCGTCGTCATCGTCCTGTGTTCGGTATTCGTCTGCTTCGAGCTGATCTCCTTCATGATCGGGCTGCTCATCTCGCGGCGGATTACCACGGCGGTGCACGGGCTGTACGAGGGCACGGAAGCCATCCGCGCCGGCAGGACGGACTTCCGCGTGGAAGAAAAGGCGCGGGATCAGCTGGGCGAACTCGGCCGCTCCTTCAACACCATGGCGCATAGCATCGAGATGCTGATGAATGAAGAAAGAGAAAAGGAGCGTATCGAAACGGAACTTTCCATGGCACGGGAGGTGCAGGCCCGTTTCATACCCAACATGCCGCCGCAGCGGGGTCCCCTCGAACTGGCCGGCGCCTGGATCCCCGCCCGCACAGTCAGCGGAGACTACTACGACTTCATCGAACACCGGGATCGAGTGCTGGATATCGTGGTCGGCGACATCTCGGGCAAGGGCATATCGGCGGCGCTCATGATGGCCGGTCTGCAGGCGTCGCTGCGGTCCCAGGCGCTGGACCCCGCGCTGGAAGGAAGCCCGGACCGGTTGTCCAGGCTGATGTCCCGCCTCAACGTCTACCTGTGCCACAGCACGGCGCCGGAACGCTTCGCCACCGTATTCATCTGCTCGTACCACATGGAGACGGCCCGGCTCAATTACTGCTGCGCCGGGCACAATCCCCCACTTCTCTTGCGCAACGGCAGCGACGATGTCTCGTTGCTCGAAAGCGGCGGTTACCCCATCGGGTTGTTTCCGGAAGCGGAATACGAAGATTCCTCCGTCATTGTCGATCCGGGGGATCTCTTCGCGGTCTATACCGACGGCATTACGGATGCGCTCAACCGAGAGGACGAGGACTTCGGGGAAGCCCGCCTTCGCGGGGTCCTTTCGCGTAACCGCGACCGGTCCAGCGAGGAGATCCTGGAGCGGATCCTCGCCTCCGTCCGCGACTTCTCCCTCGGCGTGGAACAGTTCGACGACCAGACCGCCGTCATCGGCCGGGTGCGCTAAAGCGGTCGTCAACCCAGCCCGTAGGCGTATTGCTCCAGCCGGCAAAACACGTTGACCAGACGCATCTGTTCCACCGTCCGGCACGGGGCCTCCAGCAACCGTGGATTGAGGACGACGATGGCCAGGCACTGCGCCCGGGAGACGGCCACGTTGAGCCGGTTCCGGCTGTACAGGAACTCCATGTGCCTGGGCAGGTCCTCGGCTGTGGACGTCACCATGGAGACGAGCACCACGGGCGCCTCCTGCCCCTGAAACTTGTCCACCGTGCCCACCCGCGCGCCCTCGGGCAACACCGAGCGCAGGTGGTTGACCTGCACGTTATAGGGCGAGACCACCAGGATGTCCGCCCTGGTCAGCGTACGGGTCCGGCCGCGGTCGTCCGCAAATGTTTGCCCCAGCAGCTCTTCGTAGCAGGCCCTGACGACTTGGCCTTCCGCCACGCTCTTCTGGGAGCATCCTCCGTGGTCCGCCGCGATCATGACGATGCCCTCTTCGGGAAGTTCCGTTTTTTCCAGCAACAGCCTGCGCCTCGCGGTCTCGGGATGGTTCCCCAGCCTTCCCTCGTAGAAGGCGTCGGAAACGAACCGGCAAATACTCGGCTTGAGGCGCCAGGTCGTCCCGAGGAAGATCCCGCGGTCGGGTGGTATGGTGTCCCTGTCCTGCAGAAGGTATTCCAGGACCGACATGCCGGCCTCGCCTGGATGGGTGCCTTTCATGGGTTGGCCCAGCTGCATCTGGTCGCCCACCAGGACAATGTTACTGGTCGACGTCGACATGCCCACGACGTTGGCGGTAGACACCTGTCCCGCTTCGTCGATGAAGAGGTAGTCCAGGCGGTCGACGAGGCGTGGGTCGGAAAACAGCCATGCCGTCCCGGCGTAGAGGTCCGCATCGCGTCTGATGTCCCCTGTTTTGTCGACATTCGTCACGAATTCACCTTTGTAAACGCTGTCCGGGTTACCCCCGCTGCTCTTCTTGACGCCCCGGAATGACACACCCCTTTCCCGCGCCACCTCAACGACCATGTCCAGCAAGTTGTGGATGGCCTGGTGGGCGTTGGACGTGATGCCGACTGTATGACCCCTCTCGATCAGCGCGACGATGAGATGACCACTCGTGTAGGTCTTTCCGGCGCCGGGCGGTCCCTGGATGAAGAGATAGCTGTCGTCAAGATGCTCCACGGCATCCAGATAGCCGCCTATCCCTTCGCGGCCGGACTCGACGATCGGCGAGCCCGGGGTGCGCCCCTTGATCCGCGGGACCGCCCGGCGCAGCAGATCCGTGGCAGCCCGCCGGGTCTTCGCGTCACGGATGAACCGATCCGCATGGCGGTAGATCCCCGCCCGGATGACCTTCGCGTCTACCGGTCCGCCGGGGCCGATCGAAGCACCCGCAGGCAATGGCTGGACGCTCGGTCCCTGCCTGACCTGTACGGTCCCTTTCGATTCGTCGATTTCCTGAATCGTGCCGGCCCTGTCCATGGTCTGCGCATTCGCGACCTGGTCGCCGACCTTGAG from Gemmatimonadota bacterium encodes the following:
- a CDS encoding Gfo/Idh/MocA family oxidoreductase — encoded protein: MPLKFAYLGLWHSHTVMHIRDAASRPDEFQLVGAYEPDPAIRNTKLGDWSSDLPDISAFESIEQALDSDAEAIICEGRVSENLNYAERALAADKHVLLEKPAGVDMARLERLHDTARRKKLHLQMAYMWRYNPAIAEMIRLCRAGALGEPFYFRGHIPKPMGYHARLVEELDRYKGSLYFEMAGHLVDIMVTFMGEPRQVDATFGQ
- a CDS encoding SMR family transporter — translated: MPTDLFVFVLLSAVLHATWNFVARRSSGNLTIFWWSLWISCLFLLPFVAIVASGMGPAGFTAMLEAGWFYVLATGIIHTFYFLFLARAYEHGEISLVYPIARGSGIGLTGFLGWLLLGEELTPMGVAGIGLICFGILLMGVSVFRHTRAVNRGFVSALVVGATIVSYSLVDKVGVSIVHPVVYIFGMFFLSAVFATPFVAVRHLGIRWRGFAETWKPAALIGIGSTAAYLMILFAMTVGQVGYIVALREFAVVLGAVLGFVFLKERVTALKVGSVLMIVAGLVFIKFG
- a CDS encoding aldolase/citrate lyase family protein, with amino-acid sequence MPNVNRAVELLRRGQPIYYGGAGELSYEKGVEASGRWEDYLVVEMEHGLFDLPSLKAFMAGLVDGGPAPTGHLTPCIIVTLPTNGTSEAVMRANAWMVKQLLALGVHGLLLCHAETPGAVRAFVEAARYPFQTRGVGAGLEVGQRGSGGQGFAARTWGLPVQEYVQRADVWPVNPDGELMLGLKIENRRALANVDESLAVPGIAFAEWGPGDMGMSFGYPDGHDPPYPPEMIAARTAVLKACKANGVAFLDGATPENVTDRIDEGVMVSGCGLEAAEIGKKHTGRDS
- a CDS encoding aldolase/citrate lyase family protein, which produces MFSNEIRAFRERLAAGQLCLGPAVTFTDPAVTEALCDSADFIWIDTEHMAMNPESVTRHLMAARAGGTAALVRVPSSAIGHVKPILDAGAPGIVVPQVRSAAEVRSVVDACRYPPAGDRGFGPHRPSNYGRAFSDIDSFVDDMNRDLFVSVQIEHVEAYRELEDIAAIPGLDSLVIGPVDLSGSINTLGRLENDEVVAAMERIIDVGHEAGLSIGMGMGSQYAFGRRWSSRGVDWIQVDCDYSYLISGFERTAAGIRGDG
- a CDS encoding Ldh family oxidoreductase; translation: MNDLYVLRTPPEPLADFCISAMAAAGLSKADARLTADVVVRTDMRGIFTHGTVALRRYVQLMRDGGIDVGAVPETTDDGPAWARIDAHRAVGMVASHHGMTVAMDKAASCGIGMATVRRSNHFGAASAYTVMAVENADRPMIGVAMSNTDVVMNIPGGRGAAIGNNPLSYAVPARSQPPIVLDIAMSTVAGGKVASYQARGEPLPEGWLTDAEGLPTTDPGVFTVTGALTPFSAHKGYGLALLVESLSGVLAGAGVTTDILSWSKVSDDTCDEGHTFMAIDVGAMMPLDEYYDRIDELIRRMREAPKAAGVERTYVPGEMELDSEAVSRREGVPLTRMAAENLKGLAEDTDLMDRLPFDWT
- a CDS encoding DUF839 domain-containing protein is translated as MSRLNRRSFIRNTAISVGALTVGGTALQGLIARRARAMSDGYAHLVAPRGEGGYGPLSPVPSQNTGETMLELPQGFSYTVFGKKGGLMSDGHPTPAAHDGMAAFAAGGMVRLLRNHEINTGKPVEAIGNRDAAYDPTAPGGVTTLIVDPTTRELVRDFVSVGGTLHNCAGGPTPWGSWITCEETTMGTDRIFSARWLQYLGGYDKDHGYCFEVPADAEESVAGEPLTGMGRFVHEAIAVDPATGIVYETEDNNPSGFFQYIPDHPGELARGGRLRMLAVKDQPGYDTRDGQTMGTSLPVTWVEIEDPDPAGAGLDEHMVYQEGADKGGAAFDRLEGCWHGNGRIFFTATTGGDEGLGQVWEYSPESDDEGVLTLLFESPDASLMAAPDNVCVSPRGGLIVCEDYRNGIQHIRGLTKDGRVFDVARDVAGIAYRGEFAGATFSPDGETLFVNMQRPGLTYAIWGPWQKGAV